The proteins below come from a single Eremothecium sinecaudum strain ATCC 58844 chromosome II, complete sequence genomic window:
- the MRPL49 gene encoding mitochondrial 54S ribosomal protein bL21m (Syntenic homolog of Ashbya gossypii AFR091W; Syntenic homolog of Saccharomyces cerevisiae YJL096W (MRPL49)), with translation MFRALSQGVWRTRTALNPLSYFSDISRSFCNTNLHSQAKQLDVTPLKLSNELYATFRIHNRPYLVTKGDKVYLPFNLKQGEIGDVLHLKDVTTIGSRNFKIVDEPLDPSLFTLTATIVEKTKLPYKVKEVTKRRNRRVRHAISKPCLTVLRISELKIN, from the coding sequence ATGTTTCGCGCTCTTTCACAAGGCGTATGGCGTACGAGGACTGCCCTAAACCCACTATCATATTTTTCAGATATCTCAAGGTCGTTTTGCAACACCAATCTGCATTCACAAGCTAAACAGCTCGATGTCACTCCATTAAAACTGTCAAATGAGCTATACGCCACGTTCAGGATTCACAATAGACCATATTTGGTGACAAAGGGGGACAAAGTCTATCTTCCATTTAACCTTAAGCAAGGTGAAATTGGTGACGTTCTGCATCTAAAAGATGTCACCACCATCGGTTCGAGAAACTTTAAAATCGTCGATGAGCCTTTGGATCCATCGTTATTCACTCTAACGGCAACTATAGTGGAAAAGACTAAGCTTCCTTATAAGGTCAAGGAAGTTACGAAAAGGAGAAACAGACGGGTTAGACATGCTATCAGCAAGCCCTGTTTAACCGTACTACGGATTTCTGAATTAAAGATTAACTGA
- the BCK1 gene encoding mitogen-activated protein kinase kinase kinase BCK1 (Syntenic homolog of Ashbya gossypii AFR092W; Syntenic homolog of Saccharomyces cerevisiae YJL095W (BCK1)), which produces MAFLKRLNVASHSRSSSNSSNRASQSSGCVGKTCPNKVHLEASGVRNEYLNRNAKASESGGYDALSDVGQHSAPLSPSEANVISKDDIMDTETRVSIEKTVYPWDVTDPEQWTMHRVKTWLKEHDFDEQWVSFFRKNHIYGKNFLQLLAKDNFSKHENFLSTTKNSSYERFQYLLKRTLEDSVTCGHKAQRSTIVSDARNSFDSISRHMKRLSGASDQRSGHSDCTYSRKAADIGEERYARGRTHQKARSTGAIYRRSFISLRSLSSNNRGDHDDRKPLPIVTLNIPPRPFSTIENTPNSSPTSTLKLQQSPLSPVNGQIFNRTHKSSSSDSSLFNSKSYNEDMLKVSNCSSPQNECPSQKRLSDVMHSPLRLSPWHMDDRSKFWDKLKKITHSGSDQCGPSRYKALSNIRGTGQQISTLQEYSDENLPSATSASTAESFYNVNQPQVRMPKLEDKYHPVKTPDFVSQYVLVSKDNKAFLPLPLGSITTSKDLREEVSSLLDIKSDFTFHLTDFGCQPGEPLPADVMSTLRDTAFINSSWKLYVNCNVKPKYSQKAAELVEGSVNTKAFPSKNSLKSTTSSVVSSNDDMYSFTDITSIDEHGNVTGRREYPKTPSHYYDQGSAIQSPEVDYWNIKDKLPDLNSSISTARVRSNSKTAMASGSSLDDLKKQSFKVIRKHSNTEIDFNKGRASPYVRPELAPKRDAPKPPYMGSQISLASVHSVQSGATESVAPPISPGKPNRQRTVSFLKKVRPPPPAVDGSISVDTKVTISTPENSTPTDSIVPSYTPATSHVLVPKPYKGKLPISDGEPDEQKMTTAASISRNHRTRRSYSLKTSSLPTRVNSTRLVSSTSAADIFDENEISFAGAPELSDFDSEGSVDSDDIIWSFDKSAKDSSTTGGELERANSAADTTLSSDVNEYGIPSRKMTLRPTAEVVYQNLEMFFPDTDLDKPILEGLTPSASPAPSIKSPLPTVPDRSVTPSPSSSVRQLTPRPFIANNNSNDDINQVDTVKSPRRTRTIRAIAREASEARKQRLVNNVKRHNTKMWGTKVVEITDKRTVSINKAKNSKGEYKEFAWIKGELIGKGSFGAVYLGLNVTTGEMMAVKQVEVPKFGSQGETAACTVNALISEVSTLRNLDHLNIVQYLGFENKNGIYSLFLEYVAGGSIGSLFRLYGHFDEQLIRFLTRQVLEGLAYLHLRGILHRDLKADNILLDNAGVCKISDFGISRQSNNIYSNSEMTMRGTVFWMAPEMVDTTQGYSAKVDIWSLGCVVLEMFAGRRPWSNFEAVAAMFQIGKSKAAPPIPEDTLPLISQEGRDFLDNCFKVDPEERPTADKLLSHPFCQVPPEFDFAETDLLKFIKQNDKLNNSKLRINSHE; this is translated from the coding sequence ATGGCTTTTTTGAAAAGGTTGAATGTAGCCTCGCATTCACGTTCCAGCTCAAATTCGTCTAATAGGGCTTCACAAAGTTCAGGTTGTGTAGGTAAAACATGCCCAAACAAAGTTCATTTAGAAGCTTCCGGTGTTAGAAATGAGTATCTAAACCGCAATGCTAAAGCTAGTGAAAGTGGTGGCTATGATGCTTTAAGCGATGTTGGCCAACATTCTGCCCCGCTTAGTCCTAGTGAGGCAAATGTTATTAGTAAAGATGATATAATGGATACCGAGACGAGAGTATCAATAGAAAAGACAGTTTATCCATGGGATGTAACTGATCCTGAGCAGTGGACTATGCATCGCGTGAAGACCTGGCTAAAAGAACATGATTTCGACGAACAATGGGTATCATTTTTCCGTAAGAACCACATTTATGGCAAGAATTTCTTACAATTGTTGGCTAAAGATAATTTTAGCAAGCATGAGAATTTCCTGTCGACTACTAAGAATTCCTCCTATGAACGGTTCCAATACCTCCTGAAGCGGACTTTGGAAGATAGTGTTACTTGTGGTCACAAGGCACAGAGAAGCACTATTGTGAGTGATGCACGGAACTCATTTGATTCTATTAGTAGGCATATGAAGCGTTTGAGTGGCGCTTCTGACCAAAGGAGTGGGCATTCGGACTGTACCTACTCTAGAAAAGCTGCGGATATCGGCGAGGAACGATATGCGCGCGGGAGAACCCACCAAAAGGCTAGGAGTACTGGTGCAATATATAGAAGGAGTTTTATTTCATTAAGGAGTCTTTCGAGCAATAATAGAGGTGACCATGATGATCGTAAGCCATTACCAATTGTCACGCTAAATATACCTCCTAGACCTTTTTCTACAATCGAGAACACACCAAATTCATCTCCTACTTCAACTTTAAAATTGCAGCAGTCGCCGCTTTCTCCAGTAAATGGTCAGATTTTTAACAGAACCCATAAAAGTAGTTCTTCTGATTCGTCTTTATTCAACTCCAAATCATATAACGAGGATATGTTGAAGGTCTCCAACTGTAGTAGTCCACAGAACGAGTGTCCATCTCAAAAAAGACTATCAGATGTTATGCATTCGCCTTTAAGGCTCTCTCCATGGCATATGGATGATAGAAGTAAGTTTTGGGACAAGTTAAAGAAAATAACGCATTCGGGTAGTGATCAATGCGGTCCGTCAAGATACAAGGCGTTATCAAACATTCGTGGTACTGGCCAGCAAATTTCTACTTTACAAGAATACTCTGATGAAAATCTACCTTCAGCTACAAGTGCTAGCACTGCAGAAAGTTTCTACAATGTTAACCAACCCCAAGTGCGTATGCCAAAATTGGAAGACAAATATCATCCTGTAAAAACGCCTGATTTTGTTTCGCAGTATGTTTTGGTTTCTAAGGATAATAAAGCTTTCTTACCTTTGCCATTGGGCTCCATTACAACTTCCAAAGATTTAAGAGAAGAAGTGTCATCTTTGCTGGACATTAAGAGTGATTTTACCTTCCATCTTACAGACTTCGGATGTCAGCCGGGCGAACCCCTCCCGGCTGATGTGATGAGCACTTTACGTGATACAGCCTTTATCAATTCAAGTTGGAAACTTTACGTTAACTGTAACGTAAAACCTAAGTACTCTCAGAAGGCTGCCGAGTTAGTTGAAGGTTCCGTCAACACAAAAGCTTTCCCTAGTAAAAATTCATTGAAATCAACCACTAGTAGTGTTGTAAGCTCTAATGATGATATGTACTCATTCACTGATATCACGTCAATTGATGAACATGGAAACGTTACTGGGAGAAGAGAGTACCCAAAAACCCCAAGCCACTACTATGATCAAGGTAGTGCTATTCAGAGCCCAGAAGTTGATTATTGGAATATTAAAGATAAATTGCCTGATCTTAACTCCTCAATAAGCACAGCAAGAGTGAGATCAAACAGCAAAACTGCAATGGCATCAGGATCCTCCTTGGATGACTTAAAGAAGCAGAGCTTTAAGGTGATTCGGAAGCACAGTAATACTGAAATAGATTTTAACAAAGGTAGAGCTTCGCCTTATGTAAGACCAGAGTTGGCACCAAAACGTGACGCCCCAAAGCCCCCTTACATGGGTTCTCAAATCTCCTTAGCTTCTGTTCATTCGGTACAAAGCGGTGCAACTGAGTCGGTAGCTCCTCCAATATCTCCTGGTAAACCTAATCGTCAACGCACAGTATCATTTTTGAAGAAAGTACGCCCTCCGCCCCCTGCAGTGGATGGTTCAATATCTGTGGATACCAAGGTAACTATTTCCACCCCAGAGAATTCCACACCAACTGATTCCATAGTTCCTTCGTACACACCGGCAACTTCGCACGTGTTGGTTCCAAAACCGTACAAAGGTAAGCTACCAATTTCAGACGGCGAACCTGACGAACAAAAAATGACTACTGCAGCCTCTATTAGTCGGAACCATAGGACTAGAAGATCTTATTCTCTCAAGACTTCTTCATTGCCAACAAGGGTAAATTCGACTCGACTTGTATCATCTACTTCTGCAGCAGATATTTTCGATGAAAATGAGATATCATTCGCAGGCGCACCGGAATTATCTGACTTTGATAGTGAGGGGAGTGTTGACTCGGACGATATTATTTGGTCATTTGATAAATCTGCTAAAGATTCTTCCACAACAGGCGGTGAACTTGAACGTGCCAACTCCGCAGCGGATACTACACTCTCTAGTGATGTGAATGAATATGGTATTCCATCTCGTAAAATGACCTTAAGACCTACTGCAGAAGTGGTTTATCAGAATCTAGAAATGTTCTTCCCTGACACTGATCTAGATAAACCAATATTGGAAGGATTGACTCCTTCTGCGTCTCCTGCACCTTCAATTAAGTCTCCATTACCAACAGTTCCTGATAGGTCTGTGACTCCATCCCCCTCAAGTTCTGTCAGGCAGCTAACACCGCGTCCATTTATAGCAAACAACAACTCTAATGATGATATTAATCAAGTTGACACAGTAAAGTCACCAAGACGCACAAGGACGATTCGAGCTATTGCTCGTGAGGCTAGCGAAGCAAGAAAACAGCGTTTAGTGAATAACGTGAAGCGTCATAACACCAAGATGTGGGGAACGAAAGTCGTTGAAATAACAGACAAGCGCACCGTATCTATTAATAAAGCCAAAAATTCTAAGGGCGAATATAAAGAGTTTGCCTGGATCAAGGGTGAGCTCATAGGTAAAGGGTCATTTGGTGCTGTATACTTAGGGTTAAACGTAACTACTGGTGAAATGATGGCTGTAAAACAGGTCGAAGTTCCAAAATTTGGCTCACAGGGCGAAACCGCGGCATGTACAGTAAATGCTTTAATCTCTGAAGTGTCAACCCTAAGAAATCTTGACCACCTGAATATTGTGCAATATTTGGGTtttgaaaacaaaaatGGAATCTATAGTCTATTCTTGGAATATGTCGCAGGTGGTTCTATAGGTTCACTCTTCAGGCTCTATGGCCATTTCGATGAACAACTGATCAGATTTTTGACGAGGCAGGTTTTGGAAGGACTGGCATATTTGCACCTGCGCGGAATTTTACATAGAGATCTCAAAGCAGATAATATTCTCTTGGACAATGCTGGTGTTTGCAAAATCAGCGACTTCGGTATATCAAGACAGTCCAATAACATATACTCCAACTCTGAAATGACAATGAGAGGAACTGTCTTCTGGATGGCGCCAGAGATGGTCGACACGACACAAGGATATAGTGCAAAAGTCGATATCTGGTCTTTGGGTTGTGTTGTTTTGGAAATGTTTGCAGGTCGCAGACCTTGGTCTAATTTTGAAGCAGTGGCTGCCATGTTCCAGATCGGTAAATCTAAAGCTGCACCACCCATTCCAGAAGATACCTTGCCCTTAATTTCACAAGAAGGTCGTGATTTCTTAGATAATTGTTTCAAGGTAGATCCAGAAGAGCGACCTACCGCAGATAAGCTTCTGTCTCATCCATTCTGTCAAGTCCCGCCAGAGTTCGATTTTGCTGAAACTGACCTGTTAAAATTCATCAAACAGAATGACAAGCTCAACAACAGTAAATTACGGATTAACTCTCATGAATAA
- the PHS1 gene encoding enoyl-CoA hydratase PHS1 (Syntenic homolog of Ashbya gossypii AFR090W; Syntenic homolog of Saccharomyces cerevisiae YJL097W (PHS1)), translated as MARRSVKTAEKSPFSLLSIYNLVASFGWGYLLYNVLAVYPKLLQPLFFLSTKNLLIIIQTGSLIEVLNAALGLVRAPVFTTAAQVASRLLMVIGVFLLLPETPAANGIPFITVLFAWSFTEVIRYFFYFYKLSFESRPPNLLVILRYNMFWVLYPVGVASELVILYSALPYAEEIYGWGYKAFLIFAMLTYIPGFPILFVHVIGQRNKAMQELKAPKGTPKKTT; from the coding sequence ATGGCACGTAGGTCCGTTAAAACCGCGGAGAAGTCTCCATTTTCGCTACTTTCAATATACAACCTTGTGGCTTCATTTGGTTGGGGTTACTTGTTATACAATGTACTTGCTGTATACCCAAAGTTGTTACAGCCTTTATTTTTTTTGAGTACGAAGAATCTGTTGATTATAATACAAACTGGAAGCTTAATTGAGGTATTGAATGCTGCTTTAGGTCTTGTTCGTGCTCCTGTTTTCACCACCGCTGCGCAGGTGGCTTCTAGATTGCTAATGGTGATCGGGGTGTTTTTACTACTCCCTGAAACCCCGGCTGCAAATGGAATTCCATTTATCACAGTATTGTTTGCTTGGTCCTTTACAGAGGTGATCAGGTACTTCTTTTACTTCTACAAGCTTTCCTTCGAGAGTAGACCACCAAATTTGCTTGTTATCCTACGTTACAATATGTTTTGGGTTCTATACCCAGTTGGCGTTGCCAGTGAGCTTGTGATCCTCTATTCTGCGCTACCATATGCTGAGGAGATCTACGGATGGGGGTACAAGGCTTTCCTCATCTTTGCAATGCTCACTTACATCCCAGGTTTCCCCATACTATTCGTGCACGTCATCGGTCAACGAAACAAGGCAATGCAGGAGCTTAAGGCTCCTAAGGGGACTCCTAAGAAGACAACCTAG